CAAGAGCACGCAACTCGCGCGGCTGGTGGAGCGGCTCTCCGCGCAGGGCACTGCCCACACGGTCACGCGGGAGCCTGGCGGCACGCCCCTGGGCACCCGCGTGCGTGACGTGCTGCTCGACCCGGCGCTGACCATCGACCCGCTGCCGGAGTTCCTGCTGTACTCCGCGAGCCGCGCGCAACTCGTGGCGAACGTCATCCGGCCCGCGCTGGATCGCGGCGACGTCGTGGTGTGTGACCGCTACGCCGATTCCAGCCGGGCGTACCAGGGAGCGGGCCGGGGCCTCGACGGAGCGCTGCTGGATCACATCACGGCCGCCGCGACGGGCGGGCTGACCCCAGACCTGACGGTGCTGCTCGACCTCGACCCGGAAGTGGGGCTGGAACGCGCGGCGCGGCGCGGCCAGCCCGACCGGCTGGAGCGAGCCGACCTCGCGTTCCACCGCCGGGTGCGGCAGGGCTTCCTGCACCTCGCGCAGCGCGACCCGGACCGGTTCGTGGTGCTCGACGCCACCCTGGGGCCGGACGAACTGGAGGCGCGGGTGTGGTCGGCGCTTCAGGACCGCGTGGCGGCTAGCGCCTGACGCGGCCCTGGCCGCCGACGCCGGTCTCGGCCTTCACGCCCGCCACCTTCACCTCGAAGATGGTGCCCCAGCGCTTGCCCGTGATCAGCAGCGTGCCGCGCTCGGGCACGTAGGCAATGCCGTTGGGCACGTCGTCGAAGGTCAAGGGGCGGCCGCTGCGGCTGGCCTGCATGCTGGCCTCGCGCGTGATGTCCGACACGTCGAGCCACGCGGTGACCTTCCCGGACTGCGGGTCGATGCGGGCAATCCGGTCGCTGAGCCACACGTTGGCGTAGACGCTGCCCTGCACGTACTCCAGCTCGTTCAGGTTCTTGATGGGCTGGCCGTCGTCCGTGACGGCCACGGAGCGCGTGACCTTGAAGGTCTTCGGGTCGCGCCACACCAGCGTGGGGCTGCCGTTGCTCATGATCAGCTGCTTGCCGTCGGTGGTCAGGCCCCAGCCCTCGCCCGTGTAGCGGTACTGCCCGGTCTCGCGCAGCGTCTCGGCGTCGAAGGTGAAGGCCACGCCGTCCTGCCACGTCAGGTGGTACGCGGTCGATCCGATCACGGCCACGCCCTCGCCGAACGCGGTCGCCAGCGGCGTGGCGGCCGAGACCTGCACCTTGCCGGTCTTCAGGACGCTGCGGCGCACGCCCGACTGCCCGACGATGCCGGTGCTCTCGGCATACACGCCGCTCCCCAGATACTGGAAGCCCTCGGTGAACGCTGCGCGGTCGTGCGGGTAGCGGGCCACGACCGTGGGCATCAGGACTGGCGTGCGGGTGACCGGGGTGTCGGACTGGCCGCGGGCGGCGGACGCCAGCAGCAGGAAACTCAGGGACAGGGCAGGGGAAACGCGCACGGCCCCATGGTAGGGGCTGGACTCCATGGGCGTGTCACTCGTCTGCTCCGCGTGAAGGTCGGCTTCAGGTCATGAGGGCGCGGTGGGCGGACGCGCGCACAGCCTCATGTGGATCATGCCGCAGTGGGGCCAGGGAGCGGGTCTCGCCCCACTGCCCCAGCGCCCACGCGGCGGCCTCGCGCACCTCCCACGCGGGATCGGCCGCGCCGGCGAGCAGCAGCGGCCAGCCTTGCGGCGCGCGGGTATTGCCCAGCACCGTCAGGGCGTTGCGGGCCATGCCCTTGCGCCGCGGGCGCAGGAACGCCGTGTCCGCGAAGGCCCGCTCAAAGGCGCGTTCACTGCCGCCGAAGAACCGCGTTAGATCGGGGTGGGCCAGCTCCGGGTCGGGCCGCAGCACCCTCGCGAGAGGCCCGGCGTGCTCGCTCCACGGGCAGACCTCGCTGCACACGTCGCAGCCGAACAGCCACTCGCCCACCCCGGCCCGCAGGTCGTGGGGCACCGGCCCGCGGTGCTCGATGGTCAGGTAAGAAACGCAGCGCCGCGCGTCGATGGCCCGGTCGTTCCCGATGGCGTTCGTGGGACACGCAGAGACGCAGCGCAGGCAACGCCCACAGCGGTCGGGGTGCGGCGTGGCCGCGCCGCCACACGGCAGATCGGTCAGCAGCACCGCCAGCGTGACGAAGGCTCCCAGGCGGGTGCTGACCAGCATCCCGGACTTGCCTCGCCACCCCAGGAAGCCCGACGCGGCGTACAGGCGTTCCATCACGGGGCCGTGGTCCACGTAGCCGCGCGCCCGTACGCCCAGCGCGGCGGCCTCGGTCTCCAGCCGGGTCAGGACCGGTTGGAGCTGGTCGTGGTAGTCGGGCGTCCACGCGTACCGCGCGACGCGGCCCACCCGCACGCCGCCGGCCGGTTTCGGGAGTTCCGCGAACGCGTGCGACACGCCCAGCACCAGCACGCTGCCCACACCCTCCAGCCGCGTTGAGGGATCGGCGCGGGCGGGCAGCTGGCGCTCCAGATAGGTCATGCCCGCGTGCCGGCCCGCGTCCAGCCAGCCGGCGTACTCCTCGACCGCGTGGGCCGGCACGGCAGCCGGCGCCCAGCCGACGGCGTCCGCGCCCAGGTGCTGCGCGAGGTCGGCGAGAAGGTCAGCGGCGCCCACGGCCCGGAGTATGCCGTCCGGAGGTGGGCGCCGCTGCTGCGCGGGTGACAGTGCGGGCTACAGGCTGGCCTTGGCGAGCGTCCACGCGTGCTCGAAGACCTCGCCGCGTTCCGGGCGGGCCATCACGCGGCCCAGGCCCTCGGCGAGCGTCATGGCGGGCACGTTCACCTCGGTGGTGCGGCTGATGTCCTCCCACACGGCCTCACACACGGCCATGTCGCCGCCCTGCGCGTTCAGGGTGAAGCGCACGCCGTCGCCGGACAGCTCCACGCCGCACAGGTCGCCGTTCTCCCGGCCGCAGCGGGCGGCCTTGAAGGTCACGTGCCTCAGGTCCTTCCACTTCAGGGTGTCGGCCACGAAGCCGGCGAACAGCCGGGCGGGCAGGTCCTTGCGGCCCGAGTAGCGCACGGTCAGGTGCGTGATGCGCGGCAGCTGCCGGGCGGCGTCGGGCGAGTCGAACACCTGCGCCAGGGCCTCACGCCACGGCGCGCTGCGGCTCCAGCCCAGGTCCGCCAGCGCGTAGTGCCGGGCCGGGGGGATATCCAGCGTCAGGGAATCGCAGATGATCTGGTCGGCCACGTCCGTCAGCTCGTGCATCAGCACGCCGCCCGGCTTGGTGTCTGCGCCCCACCACACGTGATTCACGGTCGCGGGACGCAGCAGCGGCAGGATCGCGCCCTGGAGCTGCTGCGGGTTGGCGTCCAGCGTCAGGCGCTCCACGTACAGCCCGCCGGACTGCGGCACCAGGCTCGCGTGCACCTTGAGGTCGTCGCTGCCGTCCATCACGCCGATGATCTGCCGGCCCGCGAAGCGCCCCTCCAGGCCCGCCAGCGCCTCCTCGACGCGCTTGACGTGCCGGTGCACCGTCAGGGCCACGATGTTCCCCGTGTACGCCCGCGTCTCCACGTTCGTCTGTGTCCACAGCTCGTCCAGCGTCACCTGCGCCTTGCGGACGCTGGTGTCCACCGGCCCCAGGCGCTTGTGGTCCGTCGCGTAGGTCATAGGCCGCCTCCGGCACCGCCGAGAGGAGAGCCAGGCAACGTGTGCCCTGTGCCCCCGGCGGTCTGCGCGCTCACAGCCGTCTCCAGCGGCGGTCGGCGCCGATCAGCTCGTCGGCGGCCTCGGGACCCCACGTGCCGGAGGTGTAGTTCGGGAACTCCGGGGCGCTCACGCCGTCCCACGCTTCCAGGATGCCGCTCACGAGCTGCCACGCGTGGTCGACCTCGTCCTCGCGCGGGAACAGGGTCGCGTCGCCCAGCATGGCGTCGAGCAGCAGCCGCGAGTACGGGCTCTCGAGCTGCGCGCCGAACGCGTCGTAGCGGAAGTCCATCACGACCTCGCGCAGCACCATCTCCTGCCCCGGCGTCTTGCTGCTGAATTTCAGACTCACGCCCTCGTCCGGCTGGATGCGGAACGCGAGCACGTTGCGTTCCAGACCGCCCGGGAAGATGCCCAGCGGGGGCCGCTTGAAGACCACGGCGATCTCCGTGACCTTCTTGGGCAGGCGCTTGCCGGTGCGCAGGAAGAACGGCACGCCCTGCCAGCGCCAGTTGTCCACCTCCAGCTTCACCGCCACGTAGGTGGGCGTGGGGCTGCTGGGCTTCACGTTCGGTTCCTGGCGGTAGCCGGGCACCTTCTCGCCGTCCATGGTGCCGGGGCCGTACTGGCCGCGCACGGCGACACTCTTCACGCGGCCCCGGGGGATCTCCTTCACGGCGCGCAGCACCTTGACCTTCTCGTCGCGGATCGCGTCGGCGTCGAAGGCCGCGGGGGCTTCCATGGCGGTCAGCGCGAACAGCTGCATCAGGTGGTTCTGCAGCATGTCGCGCACCACGCCGGCTTCCTCGTAGTACCCGGCGCGGCCCTCCAGACCCAGGTCCTCGGCGGCCGTGATCTGCACGTGGTCCACGTAGCCGCGGTTCCACAGCGGCTCGAAGATGGCGTTGCCGAAGCGGATCGCCATCAGGTTCTGCACCGTCTCCTTGCCCAGGTAGTGGTCGATGCGGTAGACCTGCGACTCGTCCCACACGGTGTGGATGGCGTCGTTCAGGGCGCGGGCGCTGGCGAGGTCACGCCCGAAGGGCTTCTCGATCACGATGCGCCGCCAGCCCTCGGACTGGTCGGCCAGTCCGAGGCGGCCCAGGCCGCTGGAGATCGGCTCGAACAGGCTGGGCGGGGTCGAAAGGTAGAACAGGGCGTTCTTGCGCCCGCCGTGCGCCTCCTCGGCGCGGTCGAGTTCCCGGCCCACCAGGTCATAGACCTCGTCGCCGCTGAAGTCCCCGTACTCGTAGTACAGCAGTTCGCGGAACTTCTCCAGGTTGCCCGGCAGGATCGCGTCGGTTTCCTTGCTCTCCTTCAGGGCGGCAAGGGCGTAGTCCTTGAACTCCTCGTCGGTCATGGGCTGGCGGCCCACACCGACGATGTTGAAGGCGCTGCCCAGCAGGCCGTCCTGCCACAGGCCGAACACGGCGGGCAGCAGCTTGCGCCGCGCGAGGTCGCCGGTCGCGCCGAAGATCACCAGGGTCGCGGGTTCCGGCGCGCGGGTGCGGCGCATGTGGGTGCGGAAGGGATTGTGGCCGTCACCGCCGGCCACGGCGGGCGGCACGCGCTTGCGGGTACGGCGGGCCGCTGCGGCGGCGGCGCCCGTCTGGGCCACGTCGACGTTCTGCGCGGCGTCCCTGCGCTCCACGGCCTGCTGGACGGCCTCAGTCTTGGGTTTCGCCGTGCGCTTGGGCCTGGGTTGCGCCGCAGACGCCTTGGCGCCGGACTTCGCTGCGCCCTTCTTCGCGGAACTTGGGGCGGTCTTCCGGGTCATTGCTCACCTGTCACGCGCTGCCGGCCGGTCTCCCCGAGCTGTTCCGCCGCAGAGCCGGTGCCGCTGCCGGCGGCCGCAGGAATGTTCTCCGGCGCGGCCACCTTCGGGTGATCCCCGGCCTGCACCTCGGGCACGATGCCCTCCTGCTTGGGCGCTTCCAGCGTCTTGACGGCGTGCCCACCGAAGGCGCGGCGCATCGCGGAGAGCATCTGCCCGGCGTAGCTCACTTCCTGCTGGCTGCGGAAGCGCATCTGGGTGGCGAGCGTGATCACCGGAGTCGGGACCCCCAGCTCGATGGAGTCGATGATGGTCCAGCGGCCCTCGCCGCTGTCGGCCACGTAGTCGGACAGCGAGTCGAAGTCCGCGGAGTTCTTCAGCGCCTCGGCGGTCAGGTCGAGCAGCCAGCTTCTCACGACGCTGCCGTGGCGCCACAGCTCCGCGATCTGGGCCATGTCCAGGTTGAAAGTCTGGTGGGCCTTCATCAGCTCGAAGCCCTCGGCGTAGGCCTGCATCATGCCGTACTCGATGCCGTTGTGCACCATCTTCACGTAGTGCCCGCTGCCCGAGGGACCCATGCGGCCCCAGCCGCGGTCCGGGGCGGGCGCCAGCGTCTCGAACACCGGACGCAGGCGCTCCACGGCTTCCTCGGGGCCGCCGATCATCATGGCGTAGCCCTCCTTCAGGCCCCACACGCCGCCGGACGTGCCCACGTCCACGAAGTGCAGGCCCCTGGCCGCCAGTTCCTCGCCGCGGCGCTGCGTGTCGTGGAAGTTCGAGTTGCCGCCGTCGATCACGATGTCGCCCGGCGCGAGACGCTCGGCCAGGTCGTCGATCACGGCCTGCGTGATCTTGCCGGCCGGCACCATGACCCACACGGCGCGGGACCCGGGCTCGCCCAGCGCGGCGATGAAGTCGTCCATGGAGCGTGTGCCCTGGGCACCGTGTGACTCGATGTTGCGCAGGGCGTCCTCGCTGCGGTCGTAGCCGACCACGTGGTGCCCACCCTGTTGCAGCCGCAACACCATGTTCCCGCCCATCTTGCCCAGGCCGATCATGCCGATCTTCATTCCCGTACCTCCCGGTGTCGGAAGCGCTTCCAGCGCCCGCTCTCTCCACCGGGCATGATACGCGCGCCGGCCCGCACCGCTAGGCCCACGCCTGAAGAAAAGCTAAGCACACGCCGGGCGGGCGGCCGCGTGACGGCGCGGGCAGCGGGACGAATTGCGGGCAGCGCGGGTGGTACCGTGGCGCCATGAGCGTCCCCGCCCCTACCCCGACCGCCGGTCTGCTGGACCGGGCCGCGAGCGGCGAGCGGCTGTCCCACCCCGAGATCGAGGCCCTGTACGCGCTGCCGCTGCCCGACGTGGCCGCGGTCGCCCACGCCCTGCGCGCCGAGCGCCGCGATCCCGCCGTGGTCACCTTCCTGATCGACCGCAACATCAACTACACCAACATCTGCAACGTCGGCTGCAACTTCTGCGCGTTCTACAGAACCAAGCGTCAGAAAGACAGCTACACGCTGGACTACGAGCAGATCTCCGCAAAGATCCGCGAACTCGAGGCGGTGGGCGGCACCCGCATCCTGCTCCAGGGCGGCGTGAACCCGGAACTCGGCCTGGAGTACTACACCGGCCTGCTGCGGCATGTGAAGGCCCACCACCCCACCATCCGTATCGACGCCTTTTCCCCGGAAGAGGTGCTGTTCATGGAAAAGGCCTTCGGGCTGACCCTGGACGACCTGCTCGACACCCTGATTGACGCCGGACTGGACGGCCTGCCGGGCGCGGGCGGCGAGATCCTGGAGGACGACGTGCGCGCCAAGGCGGCGCCCGCCCGTATCCGCAGCGCCGACTGGTTCCGGATCATCGATGCCGCGCAGCGCAAGGGCCTGTACACCATCGCCACCATGGTGATCGGCTTCGGCGAGACCTACGCCCAGCGCGCCGCTCACCTCGTGAAGATCCGCGAGCAGCAGGACCGCGCGAACCGCGAGTACGGCGGCAACGGCTTCTCGGGCTTCGCCATGTGGACGCTCCAGACCGAGCACACCCGGCTGGCGGGCAAGGCGCCGGGCGCGACCGCGCACGAGTACCTTCAGCAGCTTGCCGTGGCGCGGATCGCGCTGGACAACGTCCCGAACATCCAGGCGTCGTGGCCGGCGCAGGGCTTCAAGGTCGCGCAGGCCGCGCTGTACTACGGCGCGAACGACCTGGGCTCGACCATGCTGGAGGAGAACGTCGTCTCGGCCGCGGGCGGGCACGGGCGGCACAACGCCACCGTGCGCGAACTCATCCGGATTGCCGTGGACGCGGGCTACACGCCGGCCATCCGCAACAGCCGTTTCCAGATCATCGAGTGGCCGGATGTCCGCGCCGCCCTGCACCAGCAGGACGCGAACCCGGAGCGAGAGCGTGCCGTCGGTGCGGCCGGGTAACGGCCCCGAGACCGGCGCGCCGCGGACGACCATGCTGGCCCTGGTCTACATCCTGTGCGAGCGCCGGCCCCGCGCGCCCGCCGTGGGCGAATGGGAGGCCGAGGCGCGGTTTCTGCTGCCCACGCCCACCGCCTTCCTGGAGGCGCTGGAGACCGCCGGGCTGGCCGACCGGGGCCATCCCACGGATCTGGGCGTGCAGGTCAGCACCGACATCCTGTTCGAGGACGGCGACATCACCGGGCAGACCGTGGTGCACCCGGCCGAGCTCCTGTCGCTGGCGGCCCATGTGGACGACGCCACCCGCGTGCGGGTGCACGCGTGGCACGCCTTCGCGCAGGCCCTGGAGCACGACGGCCAGGACGCGCGGCTGGTGATCTGGTTCATCCGGTGAGCATGGCGTCTGGCATCGCAATCCTGCACAGCGTTCCGGTGCGCGCGGCGGCGGCGCCTATCCTGAACGCATGATCGAGTCCCTGATCGGCCACACGCCCCTCGTGCAGCTCATGCGCGTCACGGACCGCAGCATGGCGGACGTCTTCGTGAAACTGGAGGGCCAGAACCCCGGCGGCAGCATCAAGGACCGCACCGCGCTGGGTCTGATCGAGGATGCCGAGCGCCGCGGTGTCCTGCCCCCCGGCGGCACCATCGTGGAGCCCACCAGCGGCAACACCGGCATAGGGCTGGCGCAGGTCGCGGCGGCCAAGGGCTACCGGCTGATCCTGTGCATGCCCGCCAGCATGAGCGAGGAGCGCAAGCGCACCCTGGTCGCGTACGGCGCCGAACTCGTGCTGACGGACCCCAAGCGGCGCATGCTCGCCGCCATCGAGGAGGCCGAGAAAATCGCGCAGGAACGCGGCGCGGTCATGATGGGCCAGTTCACGAACCCCGCCAATCCCGCCGTGCACGAGGCCACCACCGGCCCGGAGCTGTGGGAGCAGATGGATGGCCGCATCGACGCCTTCGTGTACGGCAGCGGCACCGGCGGCACCATCAGCGGCGTGGGCCGTTACCTCAAGCGCATGAACCCGCAGGTGCAGGTGATCGCGTGCGAGCCCGCGCGCAGCAACGTCCTGACCGGCGGCGAGATGGGCACGCACGGCTTCCAGGGCATGGGACCGGGCTTCATTCCCGCCAACCTCGACCGCAGCGTGATCGACGACGTGATCGACGTGTGGGAGGAGGACGCCTACCCCCTGGCCCGCCGCCTGGCGCAGGAGGAAGGCATCTTCGTGGGCATGAGCAGCGGCGCGATGGCGTGGGCCGCGCTGGAGGTCGCCCGCCGCCTGGGGCCAGGCAAGCGCGTGGCGACCATCGCGTGCGACACCGGCGCGCGCTACCTGACCACGAACCTGTTCTCCGACGAGAGCGCCACGCCGGCCGGGTACCTCCCGTACTCGCGCGAGAAGATCGTGACGCCAGCCTGAACGCACAAGAGCGCGCGGCGGCCCACTCCGGCCGCCGCGCGTTCTCTTCTCTTCAGCTCCGCCGACCGCCGAACATGCCGATCAGGTCATTCAGGGCGTTGCCGTCGCCGTCGCGGTCGAGCACCGAGTTCAGGGTGCCGACCATGCCGCCCAGATCACCCAGACCTCCCGGCGCGCCCTGTGACGGCAGCCCCGGAATGACTGCCCCGCCGCCCAGGCCGCTGTCCTGCGGCGACGGGTAGTGGGGCTGCTGATACTGCGGCTGCTGGGGCTGCGCCTGCTGACCACCGCCCAGGATGCCGCCCAGCACCGAGCCCAGGCCGCCGCCGCCGAGCACGCTGCCCAGGATGCCGCCCAGATCGCCCATGCCGCCGGCCCCGCCGCCCTGTCCCTGCTTCTGCCGGCCCAGGTACGCCATGACCAGTGGGGCCAGCATGCTCAGGATCTGGAGGGCGAGCTGCGGGCTGATGCCCGCGCGCTGGCTGACCGCGTTCGCAGCGGCCGACTGCTGCCCGCCGAACACGTGGCCCAGAATGCGCTGGCCGTCCTGCACGTCCGGCACCTGACCCTGCTGGAACTGGTCGATGGCCGAGCCGTCGTGCTGGTCCACGGCGTTGGCCAGGGCGTCCAGACCGCCCGGCTGCGTGGCGTTGCGCGTCAGGGCGCCGAGCAGCAGCGGCACCGCCGCCTCGATCGCGGATTCGGTCTGCTGCGGTGACGTGCCGAGCTGCTGCGAGACCGTCTGCTGCGCCTGTCCCATACCGCCGAGCCTGCTGAGGATGTCCATCATGGTGGGGTGCCTCCTGTGGAGTGATGTGCGGTTCAGCGTACCCCGCGGGAGCGCGGCGTCCCATGATGGCCACGTGAAGGACCCTGCCGGCAGAGCTGGCCGGCGCTGAGCCATCCGGCGTATTTCGCCTGCGGCGGCCCACGGGTACGTTAAGCCGTTCCCAAGGCAGCGTCACCGGAGGTTCCCCCTGCATCCAGCCCAGATCCTCACGCGCGTGCGTCCGTCCGGGCTGGCCCTGGCCGTGTCGGTGGCCCGGCTGGGCTTCCGGCGGCAGTTCGCGTACCCGCAGGCGGCGCTGTGGGGCATCGTCACGAACGGCTTTTTCGGGGTGCTGCGGATCGCCATTCTGGTCGCGCTGTTCGGCGCGCGCCCGCAGGTGGCGGGCTACACGGTCCAGGCGGCGGTCACCTACGCCGGCCTGACCCAGACCCTGATCGCGGCGCTGGCGCTGTTCGGCTGGACCGACTTCATGCGCGCCGTGCACCGCGGTGAGGTCGTCACGGACCTGCTGCGCCCGCATGACCTGCTGGGGTTCCACGCGGCGCAGGACGCCGGGCGCGCGGCCGGCCAGTTCGTGCTGCGAGGCCTGCCCATGCTGGCGCTGTTCGCCGTGGGCTTCGGGGCCGTGTGGCCGGCGGGTGTGGAGGGCTGGGTGACGACGGTCCTGAGCCTGCTGCTGGCGTGGGCGCTCAGCTTCGCGTTCCGCTTCGTGGTGAACTGCGCCGCGTTCTGGTCGCCGGATGCCGTCGGGATCGGCCGCTTCGCGTGGGCGCTGTGGGGTCTGGGCTGCGGCTTCCTGATGCCGCTGGCGTTCTTCCCGGCGTGGCTCCAGGCCGCGCTGGCGTGGACGCCCTTTCCCGGCATGCTGAACACCCCGGTCGAGGTGTGGCTGGGCGTGCGAACCGGCGGGGACGCGTGGCGGGCGCTGGGGGCGCAGCTCGCGTGGACCGTGGCGCTGTACGCCCTGGCGCAGGCGGTGCTGGCGCGCGGGCTGCGCCGCCTGGAGATCCACGGTGGGTAGGGCCGTGATCATGCTGGGCGACCTGCGGCTGTACGCCCTGCTGCTGCGCGCCCAGAT
This region of Deinococcus metalli genomic DNA includes:
- a CDS encoding DUF937 domain-containing protein: MMDILSRLGGMGQAQQTVSQQLGTSPQQTESAIEAAVPLLLGALTRNATQPGGLDALANAVDQHDGSAIDQFQQGQVPDVQDGQRILGHVFGGQQSAAANAVSQRAGISPQLALQILSMLAPLVMAYLGRQKQGQGGGAGGMGDLGGILGSVLGGGGLGSVLGGILGGGQQAQPQQPQYQQPHYPSPQDSGLGGGAVIPGLPSQGAPGGLGDLGGMVGTLNSVLDRDGDGNALNDLIGMFGGRRS
- a CDS encoding glucose-6-phosphate dehydrogenase assembly protein OpcA, whose translation is MTYATDHKRLGPVDTSVRKAQVTLDELWTQTNVETRAYTGNIVALTVHRHVKRVEEALAGLEGRFAGRQIIGVMDGSDDLKVHASLVPQSGGLYVERLTLDANPQQLQGAILPLLRPATVNHVWWGADTKPGGVLMHELTDVADQIICDSLTLDIPPARHYALADLGWSRSAPWREALAQVFDSPDAARQLPRITHLTVRYSGRKDLPARLFAGFVADTLKWKDLRHVTFKAARCGRENGDLCGVELSGDGVRFTLNAQGGDMAVCEAVWEDISRTTEVNVPAMTLAEGLGRVMARPERGEVFEHAWTLAKASL
- the mqnC gene encoding cyclic dehypoxanthinyl futalosine synthase, encoding MSVPAPTPTAGLLDRAASGERLSHPEIEALYALPLPDVAAVAHALRAERRDPAVVTFLIDRNINYTNICNVGCNFCAFYRTKRQKDSYTLDYEQISAKIRELEAVGGTRILLQGGVNPELGLEYYTGLLRHVKAHHPTIRIDAFSPEEVLFMEKAFGLTLDDLLDTLIDAGLDGLPGAGGEILEDDVRAKAAPARIRSADWFRIIDAAQRKGLYTIATMVIGFGETYAQRAAHLVKIREQQDRANREYGGNGFSGFAMWTLQTEHTRLAGKAPGATAHEYLQQLAVARIALDNVPNIQASWPAQGFKVAQAALYYGANDLGSTMLEENVVSAAGGHGRHNATVRELIRIAVDAGYTPAIRNSRFQIIEWPDVRAALHQQDANPERERAVGAAG
- the tmk gene encoding dTMP kinase — encoded protein: MTGLFVTFEGPEGAGKSTQLARLVERLSAQGTAHTVTREPGGTPLGTRVRDVLLDPALTIDPLPEFLLYSASRAQLVANVIRPALDRGDVVVCDRYADSSRAYQGAGRGLDGALLDHITAAATGGLTPDLTVLLDLDPEVGLERAARRGQPDRLERADLAFHRRVRQGFLHLAQRDPDRFVVLDATLGPDELEARVWSALQDRVAASA
- a CDS encoding ABC transporter permease, yielding MRPSGLALAVSVARLGFRRQFAYPQAALWGIVTNGFFGVLRIAILVALFGARPQVAGYTVQAAVTYAGLTQTLIAALALFGWTDFMRAVHRGEVVTDLLRPHDLLGFHAAQDAGRAAGQFVLRGLPMLALFAVGFGAVWPAGVEGWVTTVLSLLLAWALSFAFRFVVNCAAFWSPDAVGIGRFAWALWGLGCGFLMPLAFFPAWLQAALAWTPFPGMLNTPVEVWLGVRTGGDAWRALGAQLAWTVALYALAQAVLARGLRRLEIHGG
- the queG gene encoding tRNA epoxyqueuosine(34) reductase QueG; the encoded protein is MGAADLLADLAQHLGADAVGWAPAAVPAHAVEEYAGWLDAGRHAGMTYLERQLPARADPSTRLEGVGSVLVLGVSHAFAELPKPAGGVRVGRVARYAWTPDYHDQLQPVLTRLETEAAALGVRARGYVDHGPVMERLYAASGFLGWRGKSGMLVSTRLGAFVTLAVLLTDLPCGGAATPHPDRCGRCLRCVSACPTNAIGNDRAIDARRCVSYLTIEHRGPVPHDLRAGVGEWLFGCDVCSEVCPWSEHAGPLARVLRPDPELAHPDLTRFFGGSERAFERAFADTAFLRPRRKGMARNALTVLGNTRAPQGWPLLLAGAADPAWEVREAAAWALGQWGETRSLAPLRHDPHEAVRASAHRALMT
- the cysK gene encoding cysteine synthase A, producing MIESLIGHTPLVQLMRVTDRSMADVFVKLEGQNPGGSIKDRTALGLIEDAERRGVLPPGGTIVEPTSGNTGIGLAQVAAAKGYRLILCMPASMSEERKRTLVAYGAELVLTDPKRRMLAAIEEAEKIAQERGAVMMGQFTNPANPAVHEATTGPELWEQMDGRIDAFVYGSGTGGTISGVGRYLKRMNPQVQVIACEPARSNVLTGGEMGTHGFQGMGPGFIPANLDRSVIDDVIDVWEEDAYPLARRLAQEEGIFVGMSSGAMAWAALEVARRLGPGKRVATIACDTGARYLTTNLFSDESATPAGYLPYSREKIVTPA
- a CDS encoding glutaminyl-peptide cyclotransferase; protein product: MRVSPALSLSFLLLASAARGQSDTPVTRTPVLMPTVVARYPHDRAAFTEGFQYLGSGVYAESTGIVGQSGVRRSVLKTGKVQVSAATPLATAFGEGVAVIGSTAYHLTWQDGVAFTFDAETLRETGQYRYTGEGWGLTTDGKQLIMSNGSPTLVWRDPKTFKVTRSVAVTDDGQPIKNLNELEYVQGSVYANVWLSDRIARIDPQSGKVTAWLDVSDITREASMQASRSGRPLTFDDVPNGIAYVPERGTLLITGKRWGTIFEVKVAGVKAETGVGGQGRVRR
- the zwf gene encoding glucose-6-phosphate dehydrogenase is translated as MTRKTAPSSAKKGAAKSGAKASAAQPRPKRTAKPKTEAVQQAVERRDAAQNVDVAQTGAAAAAARRTRKRVPPAVAGGDGHNPFRTHMRRTRAPEPATLVIFGATGDLARRKLLPAVFGLWQDGLLGSAFNIVGVGRQPMTDEEFKDYALAALKESKETDAILPGNLEKFRELLYYEYGDFSGDEVYDLVGRELDRAEEAHGGRKNALFYLSTPPSLFEPISSGLGRLGLADQSEGWRRIVIEKPFGRDLASARALNDAIHTVWDESQVYRIDHYLGKETVQNLMAIRFGNAIFEPLWNRGYVDHVQITAAEDLGLEGRAGYYEEAGVVRDMLQNHLMQLFALTAMEAPAAFDADAIRDEKVKVLRAVKEIPRGRVKSVAVRGQYGPGTMDGEKVPGYRQEPNVKPSSPTPTYVAVKLEVDNWRWQGVPFFLRTGKRLPKKVTEIAVVFKRPPLGIFPGGLERNVLAFRIQPDEGVSLKFSSKTPGQEMVLREVVMDFRYDAFGAQLESPYSRLLLDAMLGDATLFPREDEVDHAWQLVSGILEAWDGVSAPEFPNYTSGTWGPEAADELIGADRRWRRL